A portion of the Salminus brasiliensis chromosome 11, fSalBra1.hap2, whole genome shotgun sequence genome contains these proteins:
- the tmprss13a gene encoding transmembrane protease serine 13a, producing the protein MAHHDPNDPPPPYCSVAVHTQPSLMSYEEMIYGVSYGIVQSPGPKYIPQNPLPVAVPIITQHSFPPPSSKKKECCVRSAQCYGGSGATFFLLTLLAVTIWLGIHYGTRLASAAIIQNPGGREESDGGAKQWSMTTADSCSNFTVECDSVHDCKHGSDETNCVRFAQGGVLQVRTALDGQFLPVCSEGWDQSYADQTCAQLGFRRSFASNSVENKMYPVLTLQTRTSQLIQGFVNVSSSCPNEKTVTLECIDCGKQQITSRIIGGSVAQLGRWPWQVSLHFNGAHICGGSLISQDFVVTAAHCFPDSNPLYMDVRRWRVYTGVVSQNKLRDLYYVKNILLHDQYNKDTNDYDIALLKLTSSAELSSTVNPACLPAFNKNFSYGTECWTSGFGTTVEGADTGSLDLMGVAVSIIDVRVCNSSDVYRGRISVNMMCAGDLQGGRDSCQGDSGGPLVCQDSDQKWYLMGVTSWGMGCGRRQRPGVYSKVTSLLPWIHSMMQVRRS; encoded by the exons AATGATCCTCCTCCTCCATACTGCTCAGTGGCAGTGCACACCCAACCATCTCTAATGTCATATGAAGAGATGATCTATGGAGTAAGTTATGGAATTGTCCAGAGCCCTGGCCCAAAGTATATCCCTCAGAATCCCCTGCCAGTCGCAGTTCCAATCATCACTCAACACAGTTTCC CACCGCCTAGCAGTAAGAAGAAGGAGTGCTGTGTTCGCAGTGCCCAATGTTATGGTGGATCAGGAGCTACATTTTTCTTGCTTACCCTTCTTGCGGTGACCATCTGGCTAGGAA TACATTATGGCACAAGGCTGGCATCCGCTGCTATAATCCAGAATCCTGGTGGAAGGGAGGAAAGTGATGGAGGTGCAAAGCAGTGGAGTATGACAACAGCTGATTCTTGCTCCAACTTCACAGTGGAGTGTGACTCTGTCCATGACTGTAAGCATGGTAGTGATGAAACCAACTGTG TGAGATTTGCTCAGGGTGGAGTTCTGCAGGTCAGAACTGCTCTGGATGGCCAATTCCTCCCAGTGTGCTCTGAAGGCTGGGATCAAAGCTATGCTGACCAGACCTGTGCTCAACTAGGCTTCAGGCG GTCATTTGCCTCAAATTCAGTAGAGAACAAGATGTATCCTGTGTTGACCTTGCAGACCAGAACATCTCAACTTATTCAGGGTTTTGTCAATGTCAG CTCCTCCTGCCCAAATGAGAAAACAGTCACCCTTGAATGCATCG ACTGTGGAAAGCAGCAGATTACCTCAAGAATAATAGGGGGAAGTGTTGCGCAGCTTGGCCGCTGGCCATGGCAGGTTAGCCTGCACTTCAATGGGGCTCACATCTGTGGTGGATCATTGATCTCTCAAGACTTTGTGGTGACAGCAGCCCACTGCTTCCCAGA TTCAAATCCTTTGTACATGGATGTCAGACGCTGGCGTGTGTATACTGGTGTTGTCTCTCAGAACAAGCTTCGAGACCTCTATTATGTAAAGAACATTTTGCTGCATGATCAGTACAACAAGGACACCAATGATTATGACATTGCTCTCCTGAAGCTCACCAGTTCTGCCGAACTGTCCA GCACTGTGAATCCAGCCTGCCTTCCTGCCTTTAATAAGAACTTTTCTTATGGAACAGAATGCTGGACATCTGGTTTTGGGACAACAGTAGAAGGAGCAG ACACTGGCTCTTTGGACCTCATGGGGGTAGCAGTGAGCATAATCGACGTGCGAGTTTGTAATAGTAGTGATGTTTACCGGGGACGGATCTCTGTCAACATGATGTGTGCTGGCGACTTGCAGGGGGGACGGGACTCTTGTCAG GGGGACAGCGGGGGTCCACTGGTGTGCCAGGACAGTGACCAGAAATGGTACCTGATGGGCGTGACAAGTTGGGGGATGGGCTGTGGACGAAGACAAAGGCCAGGCGTCTATAGCAAAGTGACCAGCCTCCTGCCCTGGATACACAGCATGATGCAGGTGAGAAGATCATGA